A stretch of Rhizobium glycinendophyticum DNA encodes these proteins:
- the hisI gene encoding phosphoribosyl-AMP cyclohydrolase, whose protein sequence is MPSIAFESPSSDKALLEEGLAFTPKFDAHGLVTAVVTDARDGELLMVAHMNAEAIALTLETGIGHYFSRSRGKIWKKGESSGNLQTVKEIRVDCDQDALWLKVEVAGHDATCHTGRRSCFYRTASLDDGTPALTVADDHRHFDPDAIYGA, encoded by the coding sequence ATGCCATCCATCGCATTTGAAAGCCCCTCCTCCGACAAGGCTCTTCTCGAAGAAGGGCTGGCCTTCACCCCCAAATTCGATGCGCATGGACTGGTAACGGCCGTGGTGACGGACGCTCGCGACGGCGAACTGCTGATGGTCGCCCATATGAACGCAGAAGCAATCGCGCTTACGCTCGAAACCGGGATCGGCCATTACTTCAGTCGCTCCCGGGGCAAAATCTGGAAGAAGGGCGAAAGCTCCGGTAACCTGCAGACGGTCAAGGAAATCCGGGTCGATTGCGATCAGGATGCCCTGTGGCTGAAGGTCGAGGTTGCCGGCCACGACGCCACATGCCACACGGGTCGCCGCTCCTGTTTTTACCGCACGGCCAGCCTCGACGACGGCACGCCGGCACTGACCGTCGCCGACGACCACCGGCATTTTGACCCGGACGCCATCTACGGCGCGTGA
- a CDS encoding DUF2336 domain-containing protein: MIVAAFLKWVETARTQERAKAANALARAYLRSQMSADERQAAQVAMTYLLDDPSPRVRLALAEVLAAEPRAPRAIMVSLSEDQPEIASTVILLSPVLTDADLVDIAGRGTVETRALVAARGTVSVGVAAALAEIGDAAELEVLLENPGARLTPFTLRRIAERHGRDERIRALLLDRDDLSAGLRQLLVQFVAEALSGSGLVIGAIGSRRIERIAREASDSATVALLSDVHGEELRHLTDQLRDAGRLTPAFLMHALCAGRTDFFAAAVESISGLDERRVRAILATGRLHAVRALLESTGLSREISPLFVDAITQWRSLIQSAHGLELDNIAHRLIARHRGQTGLSDTARALLDMVERLAIAEERRLARDYASGLALAAA, translated from the coding sequence GTGATCGTTGCCGCATTTCTGAAATGGGTCGAAACCGCCAGAACGCAGGAGCGGGCCAAAGCTGCCAATGCTCTTGCTCGCGCCTATCTGCGATCTCAAATGTCCGCCGACGAGCGCCAGGCAGCACAGGTGGCCATGACCTATCTGCTGGATGACCCGTCGCCCCGTGTGCGCCTGGCTTTGGCGGAAGTTCTTGCCGCTGAGCCCCGCGCGCCGCGTGCAATCATGGTTTCCTTGTCAGAAGACCAACCCGAAATCGCCTCCACCGTCATTCTACTGTCGCCAGTGCTCACCGATGCCGATCTGGTCGATATCGCAGGCCGTGGTACAGTGGAAACCCGCGCACTCGTCGCTGCGCGAGGGACCGTGAGCGTTGGGGTCGCCGCAGCCCTGGCCGAGATCGGTGATGCCGCAGAGCTGGAAGTCCTGCTCGAGAACCCCGGTGCTCGCCTCACACCTTTCACGTTGCGCCGCATTGCCGAAAGACATGGCCGCGATGAACGTATCCGCGCCCTGCTGTTGGATCGCGACGATCTGTCCGCTGGCCTGCGTCAGTTGCTGGTACAATTCGTCGCCGAAGCGCTGTCCGGTTCAGGGCTGGTGATCGGCGCAATCGGCAGTCGCCGCATCGAACGGATCGCCCGCGAAGCGAGCGACAGTGCGACGGTGGCTCTGCTTTCTGATGTTCATGGCGAAGAATTGCGCCACCTGACGGATCAACTGCGTGATGCCGGCCGCCTGACACCTGCATTCCTGATGCATGCGCTCTGTGCCGGGCGCACCGATTTCTTTGCCGCTGCCGTCGAATCGATCTCTGGCCTCGACGAGCGCCGGGTCCGTGCCATCCTGGCCACCGGCCGTCTGCATGCGGTGCGCGCGCTCCTCGAATCCACAGGCCTTTCCCGCGAGATCAGCCCTCTCTTTGTCGACGCGATCACGCAGTGGCGCAGCCTCATCCAATCCGCCCACGGCCTCGAACTGGATAACATAGCCCACCGCCTGATTGCGCGGCACCGCGGACAGACAGGTCTGAGCGATACGGCTCGCGCTTTGCTTGATATGGTCGAAAGGCTCGCGATCGCGGAGGAGCGTCGTCTCGCCCGCGATTATGCCAGCGGTCTGGCGCTTGCTGCGGCCTGA
- the folE gene encoding GTP cyclohydrolase I FolE, with amino-acid sequence MDAIVTKLPADLRRPTREEAEAAVRTLLLWAGDDPEREGLLDTPARVAKAYSELFSGYEVDIDEVLGRTFEEVGGYDDIVLVRDISFFSHCEHHMLPVIGKAHVAYLPKGRVLGLSKIARVVDVFARRLQTQENMTAQIAQAIDETLQPRGVAVFVEAEHMCMAMRGIQKTGSTTLTTTFTGAFKDNAAEQARFMSMVRLR; translated from the coding sequence ATGGATGCCATCGTCACGAAACTGCCGGCCGACTTGCGGCGCCCGACGCGCGAGGAAGCGGAAGCCGCTGTTCGCACGCTTCTTCTGTGGGCCGGCGATGATCCGGAACGTGAAGGCCTGCTCGACACGCCCGCCCGCGTTGCCAAGGCTTACAGCGAGTTGTTTTCCGGATACGAGGTCGATATCGACGAGGTCCTTGGCCGGACCTTCGAGGAGGTCGGCGGCTATGACGATATCGTGCTGGTGCGCGACATTTCCTTCTTCTCCCATTGCGAACACCATATGCTTCCCGTGATCGGCAAGGCGCATGTTGCCTATCTGCCGAAGGGGCGCGTTCTCGGTCTGTCTAAAATCGCACGGGTGGTCGATGTCTTTGCCCGTCGCCTGCAGACCCAGGAGAACATGACGGCACAGATCGCCCAGGCGATCGACGAGACGCTGCAGCCCCGCGGCGTGGCCGTGTTCGTCGAGGCCGAGCATATGTGCATGGCCATGCGTGGCATTCAGAAGACGGGATCCACGACGCTGACCACCACCTTCACCGGGGCCTTCAAGGACAATGCTGCGGAGCAGGCGCGCTTCATGTCCATGGTGCGCCTCCGCTAA
- a CDS encoding flavin reductase family protein has product MFYDTASNAHRMAHDPFKAIVAPRPIGWIGTKGRDGSLNLSPYSFFNAVGDRPKMVMFSSSGRKDSLRNVEETGVFTTSFVSRALLEKMSLSSTPVPYGTDEFALAGLTALEGRVVDAPYVGEAVAVLECRVTMVTMLPDIDGNDTDSHAVFGQVMGIHIDERVIRNGRFDLGLADPILRAGYMDYAGISSLIELARPNQRASG; this is encoded by the coding sequence ATGTTCTACGATACCGCAAGCAATGCTCATCGCATGGCGCACGATCCCTTCAAGGCGATCGTCGCGCCGAGACCCATCGGCTGGATTGGGACGAAGGGCAGGGACGGCAGTCTGAACCTGTCTCCCTATTCCTTTTTCAACGCAGTCGGTGACCGGCCAAAAATGGTGATGTTCTCGTCGAGCGGCCGCAAGGACAGTCTTCGCAACGTGGAAGAGACAGGCGTCTTCACCACGAGTTTCGTTAGTCGGGCCCTGCTCGAGAAGATGAGCCTGTCGTCGACACCGGTCCCCTATGGCACCGACGAGTTTGCCCTTGCCGGATTGACGGCTCTTGAGGGCCGGGTGGTCGACGCACCCTATGTGGGAGAGGCGGTGGCCGTGCTCGAATGCCGTGTCACCATGGTGACGATGCTGCCCGACATTGATGGTAACGACACCGACAGCCACGCGGTTTTCGGGCAGGTCATGGGGATCCACATCGATGAGAGGGTTATTCGCAATGGACGGTTTGATCTCGGACTGGCCGATCCCATCCTGCGTGCCGGTTACATGGATTATGCCGGCATTTCGTCCTTAATCGAACTCGCCCGCCCCAACCAGCGGGCCAGTGGTTAA
- a CDS encoding patatin-like phospholipase family protein, with protein MLNWNLMAGGGANLAQPNRDGAAKTSGPLGPVASRSKARVALALGGGAARGWAHIGVLRALEEEGIEVGMIAGTSIGALVGGCYLAGKLDELEAFARSLTMRRIASLLDLTIGGGGLLGGMRLTKRMQEHLEGLTVEQLPKPFVAVASELNSGHEVWIDGGNLITALRASYALPGIFEPVRCNNRTLIDGALVNPVPVSVCRAYEQPLVMAVNLHYDLYGRSAVVKHKASAPADQPQETQAPNKVGLTGVMVQAFNIIQDRISRARLAGDPPDLALHPRLSDIGLSEFHRAGEAIERGYEETKARVTEIRRMQEAVLR; from the coding sequence ATGCTGAACTGGAATTTGATGGCAGGCGGCGGCGCCAATCTAGCGCAACCGAACAGGGATGGTGCGGCCAAAACGTCAGGGCCGCTGGGACCCGTAGCGTCCCGTAGCAAGGCCAGGGTGGCGCTCGCACTCGGCGGAGGCGCTGCGCGCGGCTGGGCACATATCGGCGTGCTTCGCGCTCTTGAGGAAGAAGGCATCGAAGTCGGCATGATCGCGGGCACCTCAATCGGGGCGCTCGTCGGGGGGTGCTATCTTGCCGGAAAACTCGACGAACTCGAAGCCTTTGCCCGCTCGCTCACCATGCGCCGGATCGCTTCCCTTCTCGACCTGACGATCGGTGGCGGCGGCCTTCTCGGCGGCATGCGGCTAACCAAGCGCATGCAGGAGCATCTTGAAGGCCTCACAGTCGAGCAATTGCCAAAACCCTTTGTGGCGGTCGCTTCCGAGCTGAACAGCGGACACGAAGTTTGGATCGATGGCGGCAATCTGATCACGGCGCTGCGGGCATCCTACGCGCTGCCCGGCATTTTTGAGCCGGTCCGTTGCAACAATCGCACCCTGATCGATGGCGCGCTGGTCAACCCGGTGCCTGTCTCCGTCTGCCGCGCCTATGAGCAGCCGCTGGTGATGGCGGTCAACCTGCATTACGATCTTTATGGCCGATCGGCCGTGGTGAAGCACAAAGCGTCGGCGCCCGCCGACCAGCCTCAAGAGACCCAGGCACCCAACAAGGTCGGTCTCACCGGTGTCATGGTCCAGGCTTTCAATATCATCCAAGACCGTATTTCCCGCGCACGGCTCGCGGGGGACCCGCCGGATCTGGCGCTTCACCCCCGGCTGAGCGATATCGGGCTTTCCGAATTTCATCGCGCGGGCGAAGCGATCGAGCGTGGCTATGAAGAGACAAAGGCGCGGGTCACGGAAATCCGCCGCATGCAGGAGGCCGTGCTGCGCTAG
- a CDS encoding iron-sulfur cluster assembly scaffold protein produces MDDIYNAKILDFAGNIGRIGTLPDAQATAEKHSKLCGSRVKVYLKLEHGVVSDFAHEVKACALGQASSGIMARHVVGATPGELRAARFDMLAMLKEGGEGPTGRFEDMRFLKPVRDYKARHASTMLTFDAVVDCLDQIEHGNRTAEAS; encoded by the coding sequence ATGGACGACATCTACAATGCCAAAATTCTGGATTTCGCCGGCAATATCGGCCGCATCGGCACCTTGCCGGATGCTCAGGCCACGGCCGAGAAGCACTCCAAACTCTGCGGTTCCCGGGTCAAGGTCTATCTGAAACTCGAACACGGCGTGGTGTCGGATTTCGCCCACGAAGTCAAAGCCTGTGCCCTGGGACAGGCTTCGTCCGGCATCATGGCTCGCCATGTCGTTGGCGCAACGCCCGGCGAACTGCGTGCCGCGCGGTTCGATATGCTGGCTATGCTAAAAGAAGGCGGTGAGGGCCCGACGGGACGCTTCGAGGACATGCGCTTCCTTAAGCCCGTGCGCGATTACAAGGCCCGACATGCTTCCACCATGCTGACCTTCGATGCCGTTGTCGACTGTCTCGACCAGATCGAACACGGCAATCGGACGGCCGAGGCGAGCTGA
- a CDS encoding nitroreductase family protein, with translation MRNDIKLLDYLAIRRSVPAFQMREPGPDRREIESILSLAVRVPDHGKLAPWRFIVYRGEERARIGEALLAMALDKNPDLSDEMIQVERSRFTRAPVVIAVVSTAAPHFKIPEWEQVMSAGAVCLNLLMAANAYGYVSNWLSEWFAFDESAYPLLGVKAGEKVAGFIHIGSTDFPIVERPRPALSDVVTWQGGED, from the coding sequence ATGCGAAATGACATCAAACTGCTTGATTATCTGGCCATCCGCCGCTCGGTCCCCGCGTTTCAGATGCGCGAGCCCGGCCCGGACCGCCGGGAAATCGAATCAATACTCTCCCTTGCTGTCCGCGTTCCCGATCACGGCAAGCTCGCTCCCTGGCGATTCATCGTCTATCGCGGCGAAGAGCGCGCGCGGATCGGAGAGGCGCTTCTTGCCATGGCGCTCGACAAGAATCCCGATCTGTCCGATGAAATGATCCAGGTGGAGCGCAGTCGCTTTACCCGCGCCCCCGTCGTCATCGCAGTGGTCTCCACGGCTGCCCCGCATTTCAAGATACCCGAGTGGGAGCAGGTGATGTCCGCCGGTGCCGTCTGCCTCAATCTTTTGATGGCTGCCAACGCCTATGGTTACGTCTCGAACTGGCTGTCCGAATGGTTTGCCTTCGACGAGAGTGCCTATCCGCTGCTGGGAGTTAAGGCGGGAGAGAAGGTCGCCGGCTTCATTCATATCGGCTCAACCGACTTCCCGATCGTCGAGCGACCACGTCCTGCCTTGTCGGATGTCGTCACATGGCAGGGTGGCGAGGATTGA
- a CDS encoding lysophospholipid acyltransferase family protein, with protein MKFNELSYANARDPKLKRWFIRSIEGLSGRDRYTRLYEIWRNDIVGKTDRVFGKMLDLINVDLKVQGSWPPEYIPEGPIVMVANHPFGIGDGIAVLALAEQLGRPFRVLINNELLKVPEMAPYSLPVSFEETKEALSINMQTRHEALRLLKEGVTVVIFPAGGVATAKKGFGRAEDLPWKMFPAKLIQAARANVVPVYFEGQNGRLFHLASKISLTLRVSLLIREFRRLSGSAISARVGPMITWEELSALVDRKDLLARLFGAVFSMAPVERRRFRKAA; from the coding sequence GTGAAGTTCAATGAACTGTCTTATGCCAACGCCCGTGATCCCAAGCTGAAGCGCTGGTTCATCCGATCGATCGAGGGCCTCTCGGGCCGGGACCGCTACACGCGGCTATACGAGATCTGGCGCAACGACATCGTCGGTAAGACGGACCGCGTCTTCGGCAAGATGCTCGATCTCATCAACGTCGACCTGAAGGTGCAGGGTAGCTGGCCACCGGAGTACATTCCGGAAGGTCCCATCGTCATGGTGGCCAATCATCCTTTCGGCATCGGCGACGGTATTGCGGTGCTGGCGTTGGCCGAGCAGCTTGGTCGTCCGTTCCGTGTGCTGATCAACAACGAACTGCTGAAGGTGCCGGAGATGGCGCCATATTCACTGCCGGTCTCTTTTGAGGAAACCAAGGAAGCGCTCTCCATCAACATGCAGACCCGCCACGAGGCGCTGCGTCTGCTGAAGGAGGGGGTCACGGTTGTGATATTTCCGGCCGGTGGCGTTGCAACAGCGAAGAAGGGCTTTGGTAGGGCGGAAGACCTGCCCTGGAAGATGTTCCCGGCCAAGCTCATTCAGGCAGCCAGGGCCAATGTCGTGCCTGTTTATTTCGAAGGTCAGAACGGACGGCTGTTCCATCTGGCGAGCAAGATCTCGCTCACCCTGCGCGTCTCCCTTCTCATCCGCGAATTCCGCCGACTGTCCGGTTCGGCGATTTCTGCCCGTGTTGGGCCGATGATAACTTGGGAGGAGTTGAGCGCGCTTGTCGACCGCAAGGACCTGCTGGCCCGTCTATTCGGCGCCGTCTTCAGCATGGCGCCTGTAGAGCGGCGGCGTTTCCGCAAGGCGGCCTGA
- a CDS encoding PilZ domain-containing protein gives MYSSQASHSNTIASPGQQRAFQRVAVNLQGRLMLANYEEYVCKVVDMSPGDARFVCAGCPRPNERVIAYIDHLGRLEGSVSKVTEDGFIIELTATARKREKLAAQLTWIANKHELGLPEDRRHDRLTPRQVLTELTLEDGKSYPCRLMDLSLSGAAVDIDIRPPIGTPIRLGNMRGRVVRHFMEGVAIEFLSLQSREALTEFL, from the coding sequence ATGTATTCTTCGCAGGCCAGTCACAGCAATACGATTGCCTCGCCGGGACAGCAGCGTGCTTTCCAGCGCGTGGCAGTGAACCTGCAAGGCCGGCTGATGCTTGCCAATTACGAAGAATATGTCTGCAAGGTCGTTGACATGTCGCCCGGTGATGCGCGTTTCGTTTGTGCGGGCTGCCCTCGCCCCAATGAGCGGGTCATTGCCTATATTGATCATCTCGGGCGCCTGGAAGGTAGTGTTTCCAAAGTCACCGAAGACGGCTTTATCATCGAACTGACGGCCACGGCCCGAAAGCGCGAGAAGCTTGCAGCGCAGCTGACCTGGATCGCCAACAAACACGAGCTTGGCCTTCCCGAAGACCGTCGCCACGACCGACTGACCCCGCGGCAGGTGTTGACCGAGCTAACGCTTGAGGACGGCAAGAGCTATCCGTGCCGTCTGATGGACCTTTCCCTCTCGGGTGCTGCCGTCGATATCGACATTCGCCCACCGATCGGCACACCGATCCGTCTTGGCAACATGCGCGGCCGCGTCGTACGTCATTTCATGGAAGGTGTCGCGATCGAGTTCCTGTCGCTGCAGTCGCGAGAAGCGCTTACGGAATTTCTCTGA
- a CDS encoding rhomboid family intramembrane serine protease, translated as MSDDNLRSDENGGNEREHTQETAVLPTVHTVRGEANPPIFNLPAGVLVALALICGIYALQALVFSSDVNEWITFQFAFVPLRYVYPLGEQGLAWLWSPVTYSLLHGSFQHLAFNSLWLAAFGTPVCRRIGEVRFVFFWIVSAVAAAVLHAAVNWGEPSVMVGASGVISALMGAACRFAFGGRLRTGRGSVGREPPLLSIPAALSDRTVLIFILVWFLGNLAIAVGLPLMGPDAGAIAWDAHIGGFLMGFVGFRLFDRRAP; from the coding sequence ATGTCGGACGATAATCTTCGCTCGGACGAAAACGGCGGGAATGAGCGAGAGCACACGCAGGAGACGGCGGTGCTCCCGACGGTGCATACGGTCCGCGGTGAAGCCAATCCGCCGATCTTCAATCTGCCCGCCGGGGTTTTGGTCGCGTTGGCGCTGATCTGCGGGATCTATGCTCTGCAGGCGCTCGTCTTTTCGAGCGACGTCAACGAGTGGATCACGTTCCAGTTCGCCTTCGTGCCTCTGCGTTATGTCTATCCGCTCGGTGAGCAGGGGCTTGCCTGGCTGTGGTCGCCAGTCACTTATTCGCTGCTGCATGGCAGCTTTCAGCATCTCGCGTTCAACAGTCTCTGGCTCGCAGCCTTCGGCACGCCGGTTTGCCGACGCATCGGCGAAGTGCGTTTCGTCTTCTTCTGGATCGTCTCAGCCGTTGCGGCGGCTGTGCTGCACGCGGCCGTGAATTGGGGTGAACCCTCTGTCATGGTCGGAGCCTCTGGTGTCATATCGGCGCTGATGGGGGCAGCTTGCCGTTTTGCTTTCGGTGGGAGGCTGCGTACCGGCCGGGGCTCTGTCGGCCGCGAACCGCCACTGCTCAGCATCCCGGCCGCGCTGTCGGACCGCACCGTCTTGATCTTCATTCTTGTCTGGTTTCTCGGCAACCTTGCGATCGCTGTCGGACTGCCGTTGATGGGACCCGATGCGGGCGCCATTGCCTGGGATGCCCATATCGGCGGATTCCTCATGGGCTTCGTCGGGTTCCGGCTTTTCGACCGTCGCGCCCCGTAA
- the thrS gene encoding threonine--tRNA ligase: MSASVSLTFPDGSIREYAAGTTGAQVAESISKSLAKKAVAIALDGTVRDLSDPVIDGKIEIVTRADPRALELIRHDAAHVMAEAVQELWPGTQVTIGPVIENGFYYDFAKEEPFTPDDLPKIEKRMKEIIQRNKPFTKEVWSRDKAKEVFASKGEKYKVELVDAIPEDQELKIYYQGDWFDLCRGPHMASTGQIGMAFKLMKVAGAYWRGDSNNTMLSRIYGTAFAEQEELDRYLHILAEAEKRDHRKLGREMDLFHFQEEGPGVVFWHGKGWRMFQTLTSYMRRRLEGTYQEVNAPQVLDKSLWETSGHWGWYQENMFAVKSAHAFTHPDDEEADQKIFALKPMNCPGHVQIFKHGLKSYRELPVRLAEFGNVHRYEASGALHGLMRVRGFTQDDAHVFCTEEQMAAECLRINDLILSVYEDFGFGEIVVKLSTRPEKRVGSDDLWDRAESVMMEVLKQIEEQSGGRIKTGILPGEGAFYGPKFEYTLRDAIGREWQCGTTQVDFNLPERFGAFYIDDKSEKKQPVMIHRAICGSMERFLGILIENFAGHMPLWFAPLQVVVATITSDADDYGREVAEQLREAGLQVETDFRNEKINYKVREHSVTKVPVIIVCGKREAEEKTVNIRRLGSQEQVSMPLVEAVAVLAGEATPPDVKRKLANRKI; encoded by the coding sequence ATGTCCGCTTCCGTATCTCTTACTTTCCCCGATGGTTCCATTCGCGAATACGCCGCCGGCACGACCGGTGCGCAGGTCGCCGAATCCATTTCCAAGTCGCTGGCCAAGAAGGCCGTCGCCATCGCGCTCGACGGCACCGTACGCGACCTTTCCGACCCCGTCATCGACGGTAAGATCGAGATCGTAACCCGCGCCGATCCGCGCGCCCTGGAACTGATCCGCCACGATGCGGCGCATGTTATGGCGGAAGCCGTGCAGGAATTGTGGCCGGGAACCCAGGTGACCATCGGGCCTGTGATCGAGAACGGCTTCTACTACGACTTCGCCAAGGAAGAGCCCTTCACGCCCGACGATCTACCGAAGATTGAAAAGCGGATGAAGGAGATCATCCAGCGCAACAAGCCCTTCACCAAGGAAGTCTGGTCGCGTGACAAGGCCAAGGAAGTCTTTGCCTCCAAGGGTGAAAAATACAAGGTCGAGTTGGTCGATGCGATCCCGGAAGATCAGGAGCTGAAGATCTACTATCAGGGGGACTGGTTCGACCTCTGCCGTGGGCCGCATATGGCGTCCACCGGGCAGATCGGCATGGCCTTCAAGCTGATGAAGGTGGCAGGCGCCTATTGGCGCGGTGACAGCAACAACACGATGCTGAGCCGCATCTACGGCACCGCCTTTGCTGAACAGGAAGAGCTGGACCGTTACCTGCATATCCTGGCCGAGGCCGAAAAGCGGGATCACCGCAAGCTCGGCCGTGAAATGGATCTCTTCCATTTCCAGGAGGAGGGCCCCGGCGTCGTCTTCTGGCACGGCAAGGGCTGGCGCATGTTCCAGACGCTGACCTCCTATATGCGCCGTCGTCTCGAAGGTACCTATCAGGAAGTCAACGCGCCGCAGGTGCTCGACAAGTCGCTGTGGGAGACCTCCGGTCACTGGGGCTGGTACCAGGAGAACATGTTCGCGGTGAAGTCCGCCCATGCTTTTACCCACCCTGATGACGAGGAAGCCGACCAGAAGATTTTTGCGCTGAAGCCGATGAACTGCCCGGGTCACGTGCAGATCTTCAAGCATGGCCTCAAATCCTATCGCGAGCTGCCGGTTCGTCTCGCCGAATTCGGCAATGTCCACCGTTACGAGGCCTCCGGCGCGTTGCACGGTCTGATGCGCGTGCGCGGCTTCACCCAGGACGACGCCCACGTCTTCTGCACGGAAGAGCAGATGGCGGCCGAATGCCTGCGCATCAACGACCTGATCCTTTCGGTCTACGAGGACTTCGGTTTTGGTGAGATCGTCGTAAAACTCTCGACCCGCCCGGAAAAGCGCGTCGGCTCGGACGATCTATGGGATCGCGCCGAAAGCGTGATGATGGAGGTCTTGAAGCAGATCGAGGAACAGTCGGGCGGCCGCATCAAGACCGGTATTCTGCCGGGCGAGGGCGCGTTCTACGGTCCGAAGTTCGAATACACGCTTCGCGACGCCATCGGCCGTGAGTGGCAGTGCGGCACGACCCAGGTCGACTTCAACCTGCCGGAGCGCTTTGGCGCCTTCTACATCGACGACAAGTCGGAGAAGAAGCAGCCGGTCATGATCCACCGCGCCATCTGCGGCTCGATGGAACGCTTCCTCGGCATCCTGATCGAGAACTTCGCCGGGCACATGCCGCTCTGGTTCGCACCGCTGCAGGTCGTCGTTGCCACGATCACCTCGGATGCCGACGACTACGGTCGTGAGGTTGCCGAGCAGCTGCGCGAAGCGGGTCTGCAGGTCGAGACGGACTTCCGCAACGAGAAGATCAACTACAAGGTCCGCGAACACTCCGTGACCAAGGTTCCGGTGATCATCGTCTGCGGCAAGCGCGAGGCGGAAGAGAAGACGGTCAACATCCGTCGTCTGGGATCGCAGGAGCAGGTCTCGATGCCATTGGTCGAGGCGGTGGCGGTGCTGGCGGGCGAAGCAACGCCTCCGGACGTCAAGCGCAAGCTGGCCAACCGCAAGATCTGA
- a CDS encoding CBS domain-containing protein, translating to MPASARSILEQKGRNVITISPSVTLGEAARVLDDNKIGAVVVVGVEKRIVGIFTERDVVRALGSAGRDAFDQPVSSFMTANVYRCREETTVDELMEMMSSRRFRHVPVEDNGKLSGIISIGDVVKSRIREIEAEAEHIKAYIAG from the coding sequence ATGCCTGCATCAGCCAGAAGCATACTCGAGCAGAAAGGCCGTAACGTCATTACAATCAGCCCGAGCGTCACGCTCGGCGAAGCGGCGCGCGTTCTCGACGACAACAAGATCGGTGCCGTCGTTGTGGTCGGTGTAGAAAAGAGGATCGTCGGCATTTTCACCGAACGCGACGTTGTGCGCGCCCTCGGCTCCGCCGGCCGCGACGCCTTCGACCAACCCGTCTCCAGCTTTATGACTGCGAATGTCTATCGTTGCCGCGAAGAGACAACGGTGGATGAACTGATGGAGATGATGTCCAGCCGGCGTTTCCGCCACGTCCCCGTCGAAGATAACGGCAAACTGTCGGGCATTATTTCGATCGGTGACGTGGTAAAGTCTCGTATCCGCGAAATCGAAGCCGAGGCCGAACATATCAAGGCCTATATCGCGGGCTGA
- the yidD gene encoding membrane protein insertion efficiency factor YidD gives MCNGPECRHNALPRHSRNWSGPFRKTPGRLFGMGFIRLYQLTASSIIGSSCRHMPTCSEYGYEAVARHGLWSGGWLTLFRVMRCGPGGTWGVDPVPETLSRPLRWYTPWRFWRVGRHTRH, from the coding sequence ATGTGCAACGGCCCCGAATGCCGGCACAACGCATTGCCGCGGCACAGCCGCAACTGGAGCGGGCCTTTTCGCAAGACCCCCGGCCGCCTCTTCGGCATGGGCTTTATCCGCCTCTATCAACTGACAGCGTCGAGCATCATCGGCAGTTCCTGCCGCCACATGCCGACCTGTTCGGAGTATGGCTATGAAGCCGTGGCGCGCCACGGGCTCTGGTCCGGCGGTTGGCTGACGCTGTTTCGCGTCATGCGCTGTGGCCCGGGCGGTACCTGGGGCGTTGATCCCGTTCCCGAGACCCTCTCGAGACCACTCCGGTGGTACACACCCTGGCGCTTCTGGCGCGTAGGACGCCATACTCGGCACTGA
- a CDS encoding DUF2267 domain-containing protein, which produces MPMPLEYRQASADFDRFMKDLVTTSMLTSSHQAYTMLQAVFYVFRRRLTVAEAIAFAGVLPPVLRAIFVSDWRPEEPQLPFVARDELQKEIRAFRYDHNLSTETAVEDVAESLKRHVDARAFQRLLAGFAPEARHFWKLHPA; this is translated from the coding sequence ATGCCCATGCCCCTCGAATATCGCCAGGCGTCGGCCGACTTCGATCGTTTCATGAAGGACCTCGTCACCACTTCGATGCTGACCTCGTCTCATCAGGCCTACACCATGCTCCAGGCGGTGTTTTACGTCTTCCGCCGTCGCCTGACAGTGGCCGAGGCGATCGCCTTCGCAGGCGTTCTGCCGCCTGTCTTGCGGGCAATCTTCGTCAGCGACTGGCGTCCAGAAGAGCCACAATTGCCGTTTGTTGCGCGCGACGAACTGCAGAAGGAAATCCGCGCTTTTCGCTACGACCATAACCTCTCGACGGAGACAGCGGTGGAGGATGTCGCGGAAAGTCTGAAACGGCATGTGGATGCCAGAGCCTTCCAACGGCTTTTGGCAGGCTTTGCGCCGGAAGCGCGTCACTTTTGGAAACTTCACCCAGCCTAG